In the Burkholderiales bacterium genome, TCCGCGCACGACGCGACGGATGATCGGCTCGTCGCCTGCCGGCAACAGCAATTTGTTCTGGCTCCCCATCCGTGACGACAAGCCCGCCGCCAGCACCACGGCTGAAAATCGGAGCGCAGTCATGGGCGGTTCAACCAAGAGGCGTCTGCACGGCGGACTTCGCGGAAGCAACTCGTCAAGTAAGCGCAACTGCCTCGGCGGCGGCGCCGATCAGGCCGACTTCGGCATTCATCACGACATGAATCGGCACCTTGCTCAACAGCTCGGCATAGCGGCCTTTATCCAGAAACGCCTTGAGAAATCTGCCGTCGCCCAAACGGGCTGAAATCTTCGGCGCGATGCCGCCGGCAATGTAGATGCCGCCGCTGGCGAGCATGGTCAGCGCGAGGCTGCCGGCATAGGCGCCGTAGACGTCGACGAACAGATCGAGCGCGCGAGCGGCCGGTGATTCGGCATCTGAGCCGGCCCGCGCGGCGATTTGCGCCGCCGCGTGCTCGCTGTGCACATCGATGTCGCAAACGTATCCGTCATGGACACACAGGAATTCATACGCCGCGATCAACCCCGGGCCGGATAAGACGCGCTCGCACGAAACGTGGCCGTGGCGTTGCCGCAAATGCTGGAGTAGACGCTGCTGCAGATCGTTGGCCGGCGCGAAATCGGCATGGCCGCCTTCCGAAGCATGCGCAATGTAGCGTCCGCTGCTCCACGTCAGGAAGGTGACGCCCAGGCCAGTACCGGCGCCAATGGCGGCGCGTACGCCATGCCGTTGTGGCCGGCCTTCCTGCAAGGTCAGAAGGTCATCACGGCTGAGCCGCGCAAGGCCCAGGCCCACTGCCGCGAAGTCGTTGATCAACTCGACCCTCGCAATCGCGAACCGACTCGCGATTTCATTCGCATCGACATGCC is a window encoding:
- a CDS encoding glucokinase; the protein is MTRYVLAGDIGGTKTLLQLAAAESDAIDVVLQKSYASTGHEDLSAIVDTFLRDAHFDKQIAAACFAVAGPVIDGRARLTNLPWHVDANEIASRFAIARVELINDFAAVGLGLARLSRDDLLTLQEGRPQRHGVRAAIGAGTGLGVTFLTWSSGRYIAHASEGGHADFAPANDLQQRLLQHLRQRHGHVSCERVLSGPGLIAAYEFLCVHDGYVCDIDVHSEHAAAQIAARAGSDAESPAARALDLFVDVYGAYAGSLALTMLASGGIYIAGGIAPKISARLGDGRFLKAFLDKGRYAELLSKVPIHVVMNAEVGLIGAAAEAVALT